A genomic window from Purpureocillium takamizusanense chromosome 2, complete sequence includes:
- a CDS encoding uncharacterized protein (COG:S~EggNog:ENOG503P42G~TransMembrane:1 (o163-184i)) produces MPEAPITYCRKPPSPQPPLYQRAWLDSKKAAIVTEQLGATHRESPSMLPQRIARASALRNGLAAARRLPVAQRRAFTPASYTDKKTLDEKYPDRQVLSEAEDPGMNGGYINPPRIKRQFRDPYATWWDPQERRNFGEPVHEDNDVLGIFSPWEYTWTTTGPGLIMVGTFIAAFLGVSGVVYMNYPDKPSYPREFEGGLERELGGPGAVRARMAGDDDP; encoded by the exons ATGCCTGAGGCACCAATTACCTACTGCCGGaagccgccatcaccacaaCCTCCATTGTACCAAAGGGCCTGGCTCGACTCGAAAaaggccgccatcgtcaccgagCAATTGGGCGCCACACATCGCGAATCGCCCTCG ATGCTCCCTCAACGAAttgcgcgggcgtcggcccTTCGCAACGGCCTCGCGGCTGCACGACGCCTTCCGGTCGCCCAGCGACGGGCCTTTACGCCCGCATCCTACACCGATAAGAAGACGCTCGACGAAAAGTATCCCGATCGCCAGGTGCTCAGCGAGGCGGAAGACCCCGGCATG AACGGCGGCTACATCAACCCTCCCCGCATCAAGCGTCAATTCCGCGACCCCTACGCCACTTGGTGGGATCCGCAAGAGCGACGCAACTTTGGCGAGCCTGTCCACGAAGACAACGACGTCCTCGGAATCTTCTCTCCATGGGAGTACACTTGGACAACCACCGGCCCGGGCCTCATCATGGTCGGCACCTTTATCGCCGCCTTCCTGGGTGTCTCTGGTGTCGTGTACATGAACTACCCCGATAAGCCCTCGTATCCGAGAGAATTTGAGGGCGGGCTGGAGCGGGAACTGGGTGGCCCAGGGGCCGTAAGG GCACGAATGGCCGGAGACGATGACCCTTAA
- the SWR1 gene encoding DNA helicase (EggNog:ENOG503NVPE~COG:K~COG:L), with translation MMPETASPKVQPAMADPDSSSDELSPPPDDASIEELKIGDGGFAPLTEEHADDDATPHTNGHVPAELNGHHDSSDDDSERPTKRRKTRDSTPPPTARKPKIESPPWKKIEAEGPTSYTENGRRKSGRINTLPLDLHPPGKKRLTRQSLGGRPSGTPKKDTTSASTKGSRSVPSKDKAAKKVVSTPKSASKKPVAEPRLSNRSRRRTPSPRPQPTRHSTRPRRASRLAADSDTSPINDSKFGYYDASGRSPRSRWRIVPGAIPLVHPDQVRKRPKIGTSFEDFWARAGDIPVEEGGLQASEDGPPYTDDVAFKEAQTILRIEHEVEPGGLLSRERCSLFAPEGEEEPPRQWARRDHMVKAMSNFRKLLLAEQQRHRATAKKLAEACRDEWWRRQPKSAEQVEAEERDKWILRYRVVIRALIGTWENVKAQVNQRRLEEWEAEEQRRVKAALNEAVSLSEQKLQARRELDSGMPSDEDGFDDLSDDMSGSGSDGDDDLLSDEDGQDDDDSDNMSTSDDDEGDESKDVADEGLTQEQLRAKYAHIPELGPHSPSHDDTTSADPATAETDADAAQETSDESVDMDDDLGSSDMGSDDDDDESEGGDESADESEGEAGGLLGLFFGKSELKQIQDQAPEDTTANGDDIKLDDTHVQGPDGTDKACPITNDAVDDDDAMSLVRLPESVNGDGLEDEQANGPQDEDAMTDKVDVSAKADEPITTQIRDDEDDKAHIPDQQTNGDAQRNTSPADDVAMADADQAGDPGEHTAVAEKPASPETEPVTNPASQDPSQSPATSETKPSDVDGASTVDLAVAKVGKSRSPSQPAPESHKMEVPFLLRGTLREYQRDGLDWLAGLYANNTNGILADEMGLGKTIQTIALLAHLACSHEVWGPHLVVVPTSVMLNWEMEFKKWCPGFKILAYYGSQEERKRKRQGWNNDDVWNVCITSYQLVLQDHQVFKRRRWHYMILDEAHNIKNFKSQRWRTLLGFNTQARLLLTGTPLQNNLTELWSLLFFLMPSENGVGGFADLQEFQDWFHKPESQILESGREQMDEEAKAIISKLHKVLRPYLLRRLKADVEKQMPGKYEHVEFCRLSKRQRELYDGFLSRADTKQTLASGNYMSIINCLMQLRKVCNHPDLFTDRPIMTSFRMARSVPCDYEFTERIVRHSLLATPPMAKVNLSFLNLIPTEHEQLSNARAERIAQLSSHRTLMDLREAQRSRAQSSCMTLDPSTVESTIAYLEGASRWGRFEELQHCVYLNALRRQQRPIYGESLVNLVSVEAHRRPCRPRPRVPRKIMAWFEDDSTFIRNLIPSLDQRADSFKTTIEKFSCVTPAVVTRDLERPMLGRMGVQAFTDADLKLSAPVRWAPFMPKAAPPDPWHEARMRLSIQFPDKRLLQYDCGKLQVLDKLLRRLQAGGHRALIFTQMTKVLDILEQFLNIHGHKYLRLDGATKVEQRQILTDRFNNDPRILCFILSTRSGGLGINLTGADTVIFYDQDWNPAMDKQCQDRCHRIGQTRDVHIYRLVSEHTIEANILRKASQKQMLDDVVIQEGEFTTDYFNRVSVRDVLGEKIDFTSEGVAAADAALDRVLGGPSESKDQRTVGRVLEQAEDREDVAAARIAEREIQADDADFTEKPSGPASGASTTRQGTPAKSVLDGSVLDGVDSVQLDEDVEYNAWGDRVGNIDDYMLGVMAAELEGTKLELPKDKKKSKKKKGKDTRKR, from the coding sequence ATGATGCCCGAGACCGCGTCGCCCAAGGTCcagccggccatggcggaccCGGATTCCTCGAGCGACGAGCTGTCTCCGCCACCCGACGACGCGTCTATTGAGGAGCTCAAGATTGGCGATGGTGGCTTCGCGCCCCTCACTGAAGAacacgccgacgatgacgcgaCGCCGCATACAAATGGACACGTGCCGGCAGAGCTCAACGGTCATCACGAtagctccgacgacgacagcgaaCGACCTACGAAGCGGCGCAAGACCCGAGACTCGACACCTCCCCCGACGGCGCGGAAGCCAAAGATCGAGTCGCCTCCCTGGAAAAagatcgaggccgagggACCGACGTCGTACACTGAAAACGGCCGGCGCAAGTCCGGTCGAATCAACACATTACCACTCGACCTACACCCCCCCGGGAAGAAACGGCTGACGAGGCAGTCTCTTGGAGGCAGGCCTTCTGGCACGCCAAAGAAAGAcaccacgtcggcgtcgaccaaGGGGTCCAGGTCGGTGCCgagcaaggacaaggcggcgaagaaggtgGTATCCACACCAAAGTCTGCCTCCAAGAAGCCTGTCGCCGAACCCAGGCTCTCGAATcgatcgcggcggcgcaccccTTCCCCGCGACCTCAGCCAACGCGGCACTCGACCCGTCCGCGACGAGCCTCACGCCTTGCGGCCGATTCCGATACAAGCCCTATCAACGATTCCAAGTTTGGCTACTACGATGCCAGCGGTCGATCGCCCCGGTCTAGATGGCGCATCGTGCCAGGTGCCATTCCTCTGGTTCATCCTGATCAGGTGCGGAAGAGACCTAAGATTGGTACAAGCTTCGAGGACTTTTGGGCGCGCGCAGGCGACAtccccgtcgaggagggcggtCTGCAGGCATCTGAAGATGGACCGCCCTACACTGATGATGTTGCATTCAAAGAGGCGCAAACGATACTGCGCATCGAACACGAGGTCGAACCTGGCGGCTTGCTCTCCAGAGAAAGATGCTCCCTATTTGCACCTGAGGGTGAAGAGGAGCCACCACGGCAGTGGGCGCGTCGGGATCATATGGTCAAAGCCATGTCCAACTTCCGCAAGCTGCTCCTCGCAGAGCAGCAACGCCACCGCGCGACCGCCAAGAAGCTCGCTGAGGCTTGCCGCGATGagtggtggcgacggcagcccAAGTCTGCCGAGCAAGTCGAGGCAGAAGAACGCGACAAGTGGATACTGCGGTACAGAGTAGTCATCAGGGCGCTCATTGGGACATGGGAAAATGTCAAGGCCCAGGTGAACCAAAGGCGCCTCGAAGAATGGGAGGCTGAGGAGCAGCGACGGGTCAAAGCGGCCCTCAACGAGGCTGTCAGCTTATCCGAACAGAAACTCCAGGCGCGGCGTGAGTTGGACTCTGGAATGCCGTCCGATGAAGACGGCTTCGATGATCTCAGCGATGAcatgagcggcagcggtagcgatggtgacgacgacctcCTTTCGgacgaagacggccaagatgacgacgatagCGACAACATGTCCACctcggatgacgacgaaggaGATGAGTCCAAGGAcgtggcggacgagggcctgACCCAGGAACAACTGCGAGCCAAATACGCGCACATCCCCGAGCTAGGGCCACATTCGCCCAGCCATGATGACACCACCAGCGCGGAtcccgccaccgccgaaACGGACGCTGATGCTGCGCAAGAAACCAGCGACGAGTCggtggacatggacgacgacctggGTTCCAGCGATATGGgaagcgacgacgacgacgatgaatCAGAAGGTGGCGACGAATCGGCAGATGAGTCTGAAGGAGAGGCTGGAGGCTTGCTTGGCCTATTTTTCGGCAAGTCCGAGTTGAAACAAATCCAGGACCAGGCTCCAGAAGACACCACGGCGAATGGGGATGACATCAAACTCGACGATACCCATGTTCAAGGGCCGGACGGCACCGATAAGGCCTGTCCTATCACAAATGacgctgtcgacgacgacgacgccatgtcGTTGGTCCGCTTGCCAGAGTCAGTGAATGGGGATGGTCTTGAGGATGAACAAGCCAATGGACCACAAGACGAAGACGCGATGACTGACAAAGTAGACGTTTCGGCCAAAGCGGATGAACCGATCACCACGCAGATCAgggatgatgaagatgacaAGGCACACATCCCGGACCAACAGACTAATGGCGACGCACAGCGGAACACCTCTCCCGCCGATGATGTAGCCATGGCGGACGCCGACCAGGCAGGCGATCCTGGTGAGCACACTGCGGTGGCTGAGAAGCCCGCTAGCCCTGAGACTGAGCCGGTTACGaacccagccagccaagacCCAAGTCAGTCACCAGCGACATCAGAAACGAAGCCTTCCGACGTTGATGGTGCCTCGACAGTGGATCTTGCTGTGGCCAAGGTGGGAAAGAGTCGGTCTCCTTCGCAGCCGGCACCCGAGAGCCACAAAATGGAGGTTCCGTTTCTCCTTCGCGGCACCCTGCGCGAATACCAGCGAGATGGTCTcgactggctggccggtctgtacgccaacaacaccaacggTATCCTCGCAGACGAAATGGGATTGGGCAAGACTATCCAAACCATCGCTCTGCTTGCCCACCTCGCTTGCTCCCACGAGGTTTGGGGTCCTCACCTCGTTGTCGTACCCACCAGTGTGATGCTCAACTGGGAGATGGAGTTCAAAAAGTGGTGCCCGGGCTTCAAGATTCTCGCATACTATGGCTCACAAGAGGAGCGCAAGAGGAAGCGCCAGGGCTggaacaacgacgacgtctggAACGTGTGCATCACGTCGTATCAGCTGGTGCTCCAGGATCACCAAGTGTTCaagcggcgacgctggcatTACATGATTCTCGACGAAGCGCACAACATCAAAAACTTCAAGTCCCAGCGGTGGCGCACACTCCTGGGGTTCAACACGCAAGCACGGCTACTTCTTACTGGCACGCCGTTGCAAAACAATCTCACCGAGCTCTGGTCGCTGCTGTTCTTTTTGATGCCGTCTGAGaatggcgtcggcggctttgCAGATCTCCAGGAATTCCAGGACTGGTTCCACAAGCCAGAGTCCCAAATTCTGGAGAGTGGCAGAGAGCAGATGGACGAAGAGGCCAAAGCCATCATCTCCAAACTGCACAAAGTTCTGCGCCCTTACCTGCTCCGGCGCCTCAAGGCCGATGTGGAGAAGCAAATGCCTGGCAAGTACGAGCACGTCGAGTTTTGCCGCCTATCGAAACGCCAGCGAGAGCTCTATGACGGCTTCCTATCCCGAGCCGACACCAAGCAAACGCTGGCATCGGGGAATTACATGTCCATCATCAACTGCCTCATGCAACTACGCAAGGTCTGCAACCACCCAGACCTTTTCACTGACCGGCCCATCATGACCTCGTTCCGCATGGCACGGTCCGTTCCCTGCGACTACGAATTTACAGAACGCATAGTGCGGCACTCGCTGCTAgcaacgccgcccatggcAAAGGTCAATCTCAGCTTCCTCAACCTCATCCCAACCGAGCACGAGCAGCTCTCGAATGCGAGAGCGGAGAGAATCGCACAATTAAGCTCGCACCGGACGCTCATGGACCTTAGGGAGGCGCAACGGAGCCGCGCCCAGAGCTCGTGCATGACACTCGACCCGTCAACGGTAGAATCCACCATTGCTTACCTTGAAGGTGCGTCTCGATGGGGACGCTTTGAAGAGCTCCAACATTGTGTCTATCTCAACGCCCTCCGCCGTCAGCAGCGACCGATCTACGGCGAGAGTTTGGTCAATCTCGTCAGCGTAGAGGCACACCGGCGCCCctgtcgacctcgtccgagGGTGCCTCGGAAGATCATGGCCTGGTTTGAAGACGACTCCACATTTATTCGCAACCTGATTCCCAGCCTCGACCAGCGAGCCGACAGCTTCAAGACGACAATTGAGAAATTTTCATGCGTAACGCCAGCGGTCGTGACGCGCGACCTGGAACGACCCATGCTTGGTCGTATGGGCGTGCAAGCCTTCACTGATGCCGACTTGAAGCTGTCAGCGCCTGTCCGCTGGGCCCCCTTTATGCCGAAAGCGGCGCCTCCGGACCCCTGGCATGAGGCTCGCATGCGTCTCAGCATACAGTTTCCAGACAAACGACTGCTGCAATACGACTGTGGCAAGCTTCAAGTGCTCGACAAACTTCTCCGTAGGCTCCAAGCAGGCGGCCATCGGGCGCTGATATTTACACAGATGACCAAGGTCCTCGACATCTTGGAGCAGTTTCTCAACATACACGGCCACAAGTACCTACGCCTTGACGGCGCGACCAAGGTGGAGCAGCGCCAAATCTTGACGGACCGATTCAACAACGACCCTCGCATCCTCTGTTTCATTCTGTCAACCAGATCTGGTGGGCTGGGCATCAACCTGACGGGAGCGGACACGGTCATATTTTACGACCAGGACTGGAATCCAGCCATGGACAAGCAGTGCCAGGACCGTTGCCACCGAATCGGACAAACACGCGACGTGCACATTTATCGTCTCGTCAGCGAACACACGATTGAGGCCAACATCTTGCGCAAGGCCTCGCAGAAGCAGATGCTGGATGATGTCGTCATCCAGGAGGGCGAGTTCACGACTGACTACTTCAATCGCGTGTCCGTCCGGGACGTTTTGGGTGAGAAAATTGACTTTACGAGCGAGGGCGTGGCCGCTGCAGATGCTGCTCTCGACCGCGTCCTGGGCGGACCGTCGGAGAGCAAAGACCAGCGCACCGTAGGCCGTGTACTCGAGCAAGCCGAGGACAGGGAAGatgtcgccgcggcgaggatcGCGGAGCGTGAAATACAGGCAGACGATGCCGACTTTACAGAGAAGCCCAGCGGCCCCGCTTCGggggcatcgacgacacgACAAGGTACGCCCGCCAAGTCGGTGCTGGACGGCAGCGTCCTAGACGGCGTCGACTCGGTGCAGCTGGACGAAGATGTGGAGTACAATGCTTGGGGAGACAGAGTTGGCAACATTGACGATTACATGCTTGGCGTCATGGCGGCAGAGCTCGAGGGTACGAAGCTGGAGCTGCCCAAGGACAAAAAGAAGAGCAAGAAAAAGAAGGGAAAAGACACAAGGAAGCGATGA
- a CDS encoding uncharacterized protein (EggNog:ENOG503PGSB), producing MPSTIPYDPSLVLANVVHPDRIANISKMSDIQSKADAAQEHLNALLASKRSLDMTKSELQNLGVPTTALESKMEGLDKAIGDAAGQYCEKKLEVEDELVGYREKIRMVNYEAESPVDFVKTEIKTMPLSADSLNMDVQYFSVDINEQRSDSHASAVSTFISSSLSYLGNDVSSQMSKAAQSQVSSQTSKHSLAGTLVFSVSCTHKNASILAPFVINVDKGIKVWNDLFGKDDQIKPESSDNMLAIARASQQDSGQKEKEFSIISGMTYGSSFVGMVHILNVSESTSSESLSSFAASLQSQMDAGAWFEKASGGFGVNTSFSNDVKNLLSSQNISSHVTLISMGVIPSIVASQVKLGVEKFTDFDPQKSMAAIATIQNATAADQDAVKSAADSARTGKQMQSMKSSEIKSALSALGEIDDGANKVLDINSLMTALEDYLKKAADGKSGVPINYYLKSITKNMLAEMWVSKYYPGKYLSIKADDSTDNSNNNNNAS from the coding sequence atgccTTCCACCATCCCCTACGACCCGAGCCTCGTGCTCGCCAACGTCGTCCACCCGGaccgcatcgccaacatCTCCAAAATGTCCGACATCCAGtccaaggccgacgccgcgcaggagCACCTCAACGCGCTCCTCGCGTCCAAGCGCAGCCTCGACATGACCAAGTCGGAGCTGCAGAACCTGGGCGTccccaccaccgccctcgaGTCCAAGATGGAGGggctcgacaaggccatcggcgacgccgcgggccagTACtgcgagaagaagctcgaggtcgaggacgagctcgtcgggtACCGCGAGAAGATCCGCATGGTCAACTACGAGGCCGAGAGCCCCGTCGACTTCGTCAAGACGGAGATCAAGACGATGCCCCTGTCGGCCGACTCGCTCAACATGGACGTGCAGTACTTTTCCGTCGACATCAACGAGCAGCGGTCCGACTCGCACGCCAGCGCGGTCTCCAccttcatctcctcctcgctctcgtACCTGGGCAACGACGTCTCCAGCCAGATGAGCAAGGCCGCCCAGTCCCAGGTCAGCAGCCAGACGAGCAAgcacagcctcgccggcacgcTCGTCTTCTCCGTCTCCTGCACCCATAAGAACGCCTCCATCCTGGCCCCCTTTGTCATCAACGTCGACAAGGGCATCAAGGTCTGGAACGACCTGTTCGGCAAGGACGACCAGATCAAGCCCGAGAGCTCCGACAAcatgctcgccatcgcccgcgcctcgcaGCAGGACAGCGGCCAGAAGGAAAAGGAGTTCAGCATCATCTCCGGCATGACGTACGGCTCCAGCTTCGTCGGCATGGTGCATATCCTCAACGTGAGCGAGAGCACCTCGAGCGAGAGCCTCAGCTCCTTCGCCGCGTCCCTGCAGTCCCAGAtggacgccggcgcctggTTCGAAAAGGCGtcgggcggcttcggcgtTAACACGTCCTTCTCCAACGATGTCAAGAACCTGCTCAGCTCGCAGAACATCTCGTCTCACGTCACCCTCATCAGCATGGGCGTCATCCCGTCTATTGTCGCCAGCCAGGTCAAGCTCGGCGTGGAGAAGTTTACCGACTTCGACCCCCAGAAgagcatggccgccattGCCACGATCCAAaacgccaccgccgccgaccaggacgccgtcaagtcggccgccgactcggcgcGCACCGGCAAGCAGATGCAGAGCATGAAGTCGAGCGAGATCAAgtcggccttgtcggcccTGGGAGAGATTGACGATGGAGCGAACAAAGTCCTCGACATCAACTCCCTCATGACGGCCCTCGAGGACTATCTCAAGAAGGCTGCCGACGGCAAGAGCGGTGTTCCCATCAACTACTACCTTAAGAGCATCACCAAGAATATGCTCGCCGAGATGTGGGTTTCCAAGTACTATCCCGGCAAGTACCTTTCCATCAAGGCCGATGATAGCAccgacaacagcaacaacaacaataacgCTAGTTAA
- a CDS encoding uncharacterized protein (EggNog:ENOG501SF1A~COG:M), with protein MDDAVGSQDIAGLFEDAEQFLTVRPVGSGNIFPSLSTQAANIPDMVYFKLIPSASSKAGGMSYNLSFHGRYKKETYSRQAYYLGYKGGAWRTNTPAFVDIPKHPKAPPEGCESTMLLTGMLSGCSIVVTSLDETHYRVFHDPRGNASELHDNVVMAVDQDDAVGKTHDDKPVAAMDHRDYGDERGSLATVLMQYRGKHSGWKLYAQLLQGVPPAHDEYEFRDSDPEKHVITRFIDPAAPARRWLAEERIAKACKDRERVRQRMREIATSFNPAELPSLLRETDGEFVFKADEPIPKLSNAAVRGTRVYFEYFRGVKEKLMLVTQLQDDPGVGTADRDAARRMLPEIELLLVDGQDYDFLYLWQLTRREGGAAAVVQTEDVLRAGLQGATSGEKFDMLAARLRMTPNKAVTDGYAAYDRIQVRQYSAGMTSLDLRKLCLGSLYNLTDTQLGALLHRVDDAAEQEGLERLKEANRVIEYLLKDSGGKVKAMPQDVMLRLGGCGWSYPLVRAVAVALWADGEEAVDRIMAKLASLRTATPVNSSDARLLLYGLQNLRIGADALAASTARGRVTIEQAVEALQIQSGTASRMFMLHTEGHAMLLGATIRNAYLSSYHFYDPNFAMVTFDTTDALIKAMSRHLVTEQWATAYSASGTPMAPVFELVEICSADLSQVDVGFDLVVQDLSSAEDLSQTAATRARPNPDRVARELVGDPDFKRALAAADERQQTTWNSPWTWSGDARIGVPAQVLWKMYGLSLDQKPGEGADDDEPDAPAPSSPLGTKE; from the exons ATGGACGACGCAGT AGGAAGCCAGGACATTGCAGGTCTTTTCGAAGACGCAGAGCAGTTCCTCACAGTGCGGCCCGTGGGCAGCGGGAACATCTTTCCCTCCCTGTCCACCCAGGCAGCCAATATCCCGGACATGGTGTACTTCAAGCTTATtccgagcgcctcgtccaagGCAGGAGGGATGAGCTACAACCTGAGCTTCCACGGCCGGTACAAGAAAGAGACGTACTCGCGACAGGCATATTATCTGGGCTACAAAGGCGGCGCCTGGAGAACCAACACGCCTGCCTTTGTCGACATTCCGAAACATCCCAAGGCGCCACCGGAGGGCTGTGAAAGCACAATGCTCCTCACGGGCATGCTGAGCGGCTGCTCCATCGTCGTTACGTCCCTCGACGAAACCCACTACCGCGTCTTCCACGACCCTCGCGGCAACGCCTCTGAGCTGCACGACAACGTCGTCATGGCTGTCGACCAGGACGACGCCGTGGGCAAGACGCACGACGATAAGCCCGTCGCGGCCATGGACCACCGCGactacggcgacgagcgcggcagcctcgccacGGTGCTCATGCAGTACAGAGGCAAACACTCTGGGTGGAAACTATacgcgcagctgctccaggGCGTGCCTCCTGCCCATGATGAGTACGAGTTTCGCGACAGCGACCCCGAAAAGCATGTCATCACCAGGTTCATcgaccccgccgcgcccgcgaggcgctggctTGCGGAAGAGAGGATCGCGAAGGCCTGCAAAGACCGCGAGCGAGTCCGCCAGCGAATGCGGGAGATTGCCACTAGCTTCAACCCTGCAGAGCTCCCGAGCCTCCTGAGGGAAACTGACGGCGAATTCGTGTTCAAAGCAGACGAGCCGATTCCCAAACTCAGTAACGCGGCTGTCCGCGGCACTCGAGTCTACTTTGAGTACTTCCGGggcgtcaaggagaagctcatGCTCGTAACTCAGTTGCAAGATGACCCAGGCGTGGGGACGGCAGACAGGGACGCCGCCAGGCGCATGTTGCCAGAGATCGAGTTGCTGTTGGTAGACGGCCAAGACTACGACTTCCTCTATCTTTGGCAGCTGACACGACGCGAggggggcgccgcggcagtcGTCCAGACAGAAGACGTGCTACGCGCCGGGCTCCAGGGCGCCACGTCGGGAGAGAAATTCGAtatgctggcggcgaggctaCGGATGACGCCCAACAAGGCCGTGACGGACGGGTATGCGGCGTACGACAGGATCCAAGTGCGCCAGTATTCTGCAGGCATGACATCGCTAGACTTAAGGAAGCTCTGTCTTGGGTCGCTCTACAACCTAACAGACACGCAGCTGGGCGCCCTCCTACATCGTGTGGACGATGCTGCCGAGCAAGAGGGGCTCGAACGGTTAAAGGAGGCCAACCGTGTCATCGAGTACCTGCTCAAGGATAGCGGTGGAAAGGTCAAGGCGATGCCACAGGACGTCatgctccgcctcggcgggTGCGGATGGTCCTACCCCCtggtgcgcgccgtcgcggtggcTCTCTGGGCGGACGGTGAGGAAGCCGTGGAccgcatcatggccaagcTCGCGTCTCTCCGCACAGCCACGCCCGTCAACTCATCAGACGCAAGACTACTGCTCTACGGACTGCAGAACCTGCGAATTGGCGCTGACgctttggcggcgtcgacggcacgcGGCCGAGTTACCAtcgagcaggccgtcgaggctctGCAAATCCAATCCGGCACGGCGAGTCGGATGTTCATGCTACACACCGAGGGCCACGCCATGCTCCTTGGGGCTACCATCAGGAACGCCTATCTTTCTTCCTACCACTTCTACGATCCCAACTTCGCCATGGTCACGTTCGATACGACCGACGCGCTCATCAAGGCCATGTCGCGACATCTGGTGACCGAGCAGTGGGCCACAGCCTACTCAGCCTCTGGCACGCCCATGGCTCCCGTATTCGAGCTGGTTGAGATTTGCTCGGCGGACTTGTCCCAGGTAGACGTTGGCTTCGATCTCGTCGTGCAGGACTTGAGCTCCGCGGAGGACCTCTCCCAGACGGCGGCCACCAGGGCGCGGCCTAATCCGGACAGGGTTGCGCGCGAACTCGTAGGGGACCCGGACTTTAAGAGGGCACTagcggcggcagacgagcGGCAGCAAACGACATGGAATAGCCCTTGGACGTGGAGCGGGGATGCGAGGATCGGCGTGCCGGCCCAGGTGCTGTGGAAGATGTATGGTCTCAGTCTCGACCAAAAACCCGGTGagggggccgacgacgatgagccTGACGCTCCTGCGCCTTCTTCGCCCTTGGGCACGAAGGAATAG